A genomic stretch from Candidatus Nitrososphaera gargensis Ga9.2 includes:
- a CDS encoding TrmB family transcriptional regulator: MTNRFTFIFLSDSMDVLTTTDSNNNSSDLPDSLEEFGLSKYEARAYLTMIGKGSLAASEIAYYANLPRTKIYQTVKKLEKKRLAVVSKQKPLICSAIPPEEAFAEIVNLHERRVKNMKKIVDRLQKINDEGQRPKGSEERRYFILDANSALEKLGSLIAGSRSSITATLDQWGLRLISQCRPSLVRAVTAGVRARFILGQQCIGSESIFQLPEGIELRTGDAAINVIIIDSTHMVSVDSSNGKAALFSSTDSFGALQSKNFEEAWSRAGEVKYLLDTEPAVAAKAVELARIVENGLSLRMLEYAVGGADMMPAELVQDIEERYGLKISDMSAAEVMDLVDSALKISCLGGLKHDRSNNIVSLQSKVDSKHVLPWALVLGSYFRRAGNEPRIMQQGKSAQLVHLRLSRPV; this comes from the coding sequence TTGACCAATCGTTTTACCTTCATTTTCCTTTCTGATAGTATGGACGTGCTTACCACTACTGACAGTAATAATAATAGTAGCGATCTTCCAGACAGCCTTGAAGAATTTGGGCTTTCAAAATACGAAGCAAGGGCGTATCTTACAATGATAGGCAAAGGCTCCCTTGCGGCAAGCGAGATAGCGTACTATGCCAACCTGCCGCGTACAAAGATCTACCAGACGGTAAAAAAACTGGAAAAAAAGCGGCTGGCAGTGGTCTCGAAGCAAAAGCCGCTTATCTGCAGCGCCATCCCGCCAGAGGAGGCGTTTGCCGAGATAGTCAACCTGCATGAGCGCAGGGTAAAGAACATGAAAAAAATAGTCGACCGGCTGCAAAAGATAAATGACGAGGGCCAGCGCCCCAAGGGCTCCGAGGAGCGGCGGTACTTTATCTTAGATGCAAACTCTGCTCTGGAAAAGTTAGGTAGCCTGATAGCTGGGTCGCGCTCGTCAATAACTGCAACGCTTGACCAGTGGGGCCTAAGGTTGATCTCGCAGTGCAGGCCGTCCCTTGTCAGGGCGGTGACAGCAGGAGTGCGAGCCCGCTTTATACTCGGGCAACAGTGCATAGGCAGCGAAAGCATTTTCCAGCTGCCCGAAGGGATCGAGCTGCGGACAGGCGACGCGGCGATAAACGTAATAATAATCGACTCGACGCACATGGTGTCAGTCGACAGCAGCAACGGCAAGGCGGCACTCTTTTCCTCGACCGACTCGTTTGGGGCGCTCCAGTCAAAGAACTTTGAGGAGGCGTGGAGCAGAGCTGGCGAGGTAAAGTACCTGCTTGATACAGAGCCGGCAGTCGCCGCAAAGGCAGTCGAGCTTGCAAGGATTGTGGAAAACGGCCTATCGCTCAGGATGCTTGAATATGCTGTGGGCGGTGCGGATATGATGCCAGCCGAGCTTGTGCAAGACATTGAGGAAAGGTACGGCTTGAAGATATCGGACATGAGCGCTGCAGAGGTGATGGACCTTGTGGACTCGGCGCTAAAGATAAGCTGCCTTGGAGGGTTAAAGCATGACAGGAGCAACAACATCGTGAGCCTCCAGTCAAAGGTGGACAGCAAGCACGTACTTCCGTGGGCGCTTGTGCTCGGCTCGTACTTTAGGCGCGCCGGCAACGAGCCCCGCATCATGCAACAGGGCAAGAGCGCGCAGCTTGTGCACCTCCGATTATCGAGGCCGGTTTGA
- a CDS encoding Snf7 family protein, with product MMNSRWVKSESILSSNDDQTISPPKPGGPLKPRLDAVQKKIQVQISRLEELHGVLKSKDEEAFRKLVTSIKENNAQYSTVLSSELARARQVSRVVFLSKVALEKLVARLSSASDFGDLVIVLSPAMAVVKNLRSSLTPHVPEMEGELGVISELLSGILVDAGQVGGYTINFETANEEAVRLIEEASAVVEQKMKDEFPGIPDLPVIPQKLA from the coding sequence ATGATGAATTCAAGGTGGGTAAAATCCGAGTCAATACTCAGCAGTAATGACGATCAAACCATTTCACCGCCAAAGCCGGGCGGTCCGCTAAAGCCGAGGCTCGACGCGGTGCAGAAAAAGATACAGGTGCAGATCTCAAGGCTTGAGGAGCTGCACGGGGTGCTCAAGTCAAAGGACGAGGAGGCATTCCGCAAGCTGGTGACTTCGATAAAGGAGAACAACGCCCAGTACTCGACGGTGCTGTCGTCAGAGCTTGCAAGGGCAAGGCAAGTGTCAAGGGTGGTCTTTCTTTCAAAGGTGGCGCTTGAGAAGCTGGTAGCTAGGCTGTCCTCTGCTTCAGACTTTGGCGATCTGGTGATCGTGCTGAGCCCGGCGATGGCGGTGGTAAAGAACTTGAGGTCGTCCCTTACGCCGCACGTGCCAGAGATGGAGGGCGAGCTTGGCGTCATCTCTGAGCTCTTGAGCGGGATACTGGTCGATGCCGGCCAAGTGGGCGGTTACACTATCAACTTCGAGACTGCGAACGAGGAGGCTGTGCGCCTCATAGAAGAGGCATCTGCGGTAGTGGAGCAAAAGATGAAGGACGAGTTCCCCGGCATCCCCGATCTGCCGGTGATACCCCAGAAACTTGCCTAG
- a CDS encoding AAA family ATPase yields the protein MSLAPQELENSASKYAAEAIRLDSQGSRGMAIQSYQRAIEALVKLVQIYPDYKLNKVYMERANAYQNRIKALQMSHGLEEEERPPTHIDNSSGKQEPSNGHGTKPAASSSGSSKSANVETLKADFDDLVMKEKPKVSWNEVIGLEDAKRAIRESIVYPMKRADLFPLGWPRGILLYGPPGCGKTLLAAAAAAEIDGYFINVDAASMMSKWLGEAEKNISKLFKMARNLNESEGVPVLLFIDEIDSLLGTRNSEVGGEVRVKNQFLTEMDGINGKSKESQLYVIGATNKPWSLEAGFLRRFQKRIYVTLPDTASRTNLFAQYTGPLNVEGTLRVEELAKVSEGYSASDIKDICQSVQLRVVNELFESGKAMEAGANPRPINMLDFKEILKIRKPSVSIDMIRAYMRWSDQFKAL from the coding sequence ATGAGTCTCGCACCACAGGAACTGGAAAATAGCGCTAGCAAGTATGCAGCCGAGGCAATCCGGCTGGATTCTCAGGGGTCACGGGGGATGGCGATTCAATCGTATCAGCGCGCAATAGAGGCGCTGGTCAAGCTGGTCCAGATCTACCCAGATTACAAGCTAAACAAGGTCTACATGGAGAGAGCAAACGCCTACCAGAACAGGATCAAAGCCCTCCAGATGTCGCACGGCCTTGAAGAGGAAGAAAGGCCGCCGACCCATATAGACAACAGCAGCGGCAAGCAAGAGCCTTCAAACGGGCACGGGACAAAGCCGGCGGCATCATCGTCCGGCAGCAGCAAGTCGGCCAACGTGGAGACGCTCAAGGCGGACTTTGACGATCTGGTCATGAAGGAAAAGCCTAAGGTGAGCTGGAACGAGGTGATCGGCCTTGAAGACGCCAAGCGGGCGATCCGAGAATCGATCGTCTACCCAATGAAGAGGGCAGACCTGTTCCCGCTTGGGTGGCCACGTGGGATACTGCTCTATGGGCCACCGGGATGCGGCAAGACCCTGCTTGCAGCTGCGGCAGCCGCAGAGATCGACGGCTACTTCATCAATGTTGATGCGGCTTCGATGATGAGCAAGTGGCTAGGCGAGGCTGAAAAGAACATTTCAAAACTGTTCAAGATGGCGCGCAACCTGAACGAGAGCGAGGGCGTGCCAGTCCTTCTGTTCATAGACGAGATCGATTCGCTTCTGGGCACACGCAACAGCGAAGTCGGGGGCGAAGTCCGCGTCAAGAACCAGTTCCTGACCGAAATGGACGGCATCAACGGTAAGAGCAAAGAGTCGCAGCTGTACGTCATTGGCGCGACCAACAAGCCTTGGAGCCTTGAAGCGGGATTCCTGCGCAGGTTCCAAAAGCGCATCTATGTCACGCTGCCGGACACCGCGTCGAGGACCAACCTCTTTGCACAGTACACGGGACCGCTGAACGTGGAAGGCACTTTGCGCGTCGAGGAGCTTGCCAAGGTGAGCGAAGGCTACAGTGCAAGCGACATCAAGGATATCTGCCAGTCGGTGCAGCTCAGAGTCGTCAACGAGCTGTTTGAAAGCGGCAAGGCTATGGAGGCCGGCGCCAACCCAAGGCCGATCAACATGCTCGACTTTAAGGAGATCCTAAAGATCAGGAAGCCCTCCGTCAGCATCGACATGATAAGGGCCTACATGCGGTGGAGCGACCAGTTCAAGGCGCTTTAA
- the ppa gene encoding inorganic diphosphatase has translation MHIPHFVHTKNLPSGTPDEINVVIEVPKGSSIKYELDAETGAVFVDRRLFTTMVYPCNYGFIPRTLEGDGDPVDVLVLGDYQVVPMSVIRATPVGVLLTEDEEGPDAKVIAAPIAKIDPSFAGVKDIGDVPRYILNQIEHFFEHYKELEDGKYVKVKGWKPQQVAKTKISEAIERFRAQEEKVVKAP, from the coding sequence TTGCATATTCCGCATTTTGTTCATACAAAAAATCTGCCCAGTGGCACCCCTGACGAGATCAACGTAGTGATCGAGGTCCCAAAGGGCAGCAGCATAAAGTACGAGCTGGACGCTGAAACCGGCGCAGTATTTGTAGACAGGCGCCTGTTCACGACTATGGTCTACCCCTGCAACTATGGGTTCATTCCGCGCACTCTAGAAGGCGATGGCGATCCCGTCGATGTCCTTGTGCTGGGCGACTACCAGGTAGTCCCGATGTCAGTTATCAGGGCGACTCCGGTAGGCGTGCTCTTGACAGAGGACGAAGAGGGCCCTGACGCAAAGGTGATAGCGGCGCCGATTGCAAAGATAGATCCAAGTTTTGCAGGTGTCAAAGACATCGGCGACGTCCCGCGCTACATCTTGAACCAGATCGAGCACTTTTTTGAGCACTACAAGGAGCTTGAAGATGGCAAGTACGTCAAGGTAAAGGGCTGGAAGCCCCAGCAGGTGGCCAAAACAAAGATATCAGAGGCCATTGAAAGGTTCAGGGCGCAAGAAGAAAAAGTAGTTAAAGCGCCTTGA
- a CDS encoding RNA-guided endonuclease InsQ/TnpB family protein, translating into MTLNYKFRLYPTKEQELLLEQTLDCCRWVYNYFLSLPSPMSEYDMNYILTELKEQHPWLHKYYHSKMLQMVAKQVAAARKVAVGRLSYRKDEDFNAFTYNQSGFRIEKDKLVLSKIGSIKIVLHRQPVNVKQVTVCRSKTGKKWYAVVACDVLRRPFSTIIKYTKPAVGIDVGITKFCHDSDNHAVENPQFLTKMLKPLKRAHRRLSRRQIGSSNREKAKRMLVRLYERIHNKRKDFLHKLSTYYSSRYDLIFLERLKVANLTRNHRLARRILDASWSTFKNMLQYKANRVVEVEPAYTSVDCSRCGHPVPKSLAVRTHVCTECGAVLDRDYNASLNILKRGLESLMMTMLLLPVERREVTPVEIAMQSRKQEEEAHVLRRG; encoded by the coding sequence ATGACGCTTAACTACAAGTTCCGTCTCTATCCAACGAAAGAGCAGGAGCTTCTGTTAGAGCAGACACTTGATTGCTGCAGGTGGGTGTACAACTACTTTCTCTCACTACCATCGCCAATGTCAGAATATGACATGAACTATATTCTGACTGAATTAAAAGAGCAGCACCCTTGGCTTCACAAATACTACCACTCTAAAATGTTGCAGATGGTAGCAAAGCAGGTTGCAGCAGCTAGAAAGGTCGCTGTTGGCAGGCTTTCTTACAGAAAGGATGAAGATTTCAACGCTTTTACATACAACCAGTCTGGCTTTCGGATTGAGAAAGACAAGCTCGTGCTTTCGAAGATAGGTAGTATAAAGATTGTACTACATCGTCAACCTGTCAATGTCAAGCAGGTCACTGTATGTCGCAGTAAGACGGGAAAGAAGTGGTACGCAGTTGTAGCCTGCGATGTACTGCGCAGGCCATTTTCAACGATAATCAAATACACAAAACCAGCAGTAGGCATTGATGTAGGTATAACAAAGTTCTGCCATGACTCTGACAACCATGCAGTGGAAAATCCGCAGTTCCTGACAAAGATGCTAAAGCCATTGAAAAGAGCCCATAGAAGGCTATCAAGAAGGCAGATAGGCAGCAGCAACCGGGAGAAAGCAAAGCGCATGCTAGTCAGACTGTATGAACGCATCCATAACAAGAGAAAGGACTTTCTGCACAAGCTGTCAACGTACTACAGCAGCCGCTACGACCTGATATTTTTAGAACGGCTGAAAGTAGCAAACCTCACAAGGAACCACCGTCTTGCGCGCAGAATCCTGGACGCAAGCTGGTCTACCTTCAAAAATATGCTGCAGTACAAGGCCAACCGCGTTGTAGAGGTAGAGCCAGCATACACATCGGTTGACTGCTCGAGGTGTGGACACCCAGTACCAAAGTCACTGGCTGTACGTACACATGTTTGTACAGAGTGTGGTGCTGTGCTTGACAGGGACTACAACGCTTCTCTTAACATCCTCAAGCGAGGGTTAGAATCACTGATGATGACGATGTTGTTGCTACCGGTGGAACGCCGGGAAGTTACGCCTGTAGAGATTGCAATGCAGTCGAGGAAGCAGGAAGAAGAAGCCCACGTCTTAAGACGTGGGTAG
- a CDS encoding transposase yields the protein MSKAWRKLIRRQRDDFVHKTSKMLSDEGYTLIVFEKLNINNMVKNHSLASAIMDIYATWAELREYTLPTT from the coding sequence TTGTCAAAAGCATGGAGAAAGCTGATAAGAAGACAGCGTGATGATTTCGTACACAAGACATCGAAGATGTTGTCAGATGAAGGATATACGCTCATTGTATTTGAAAAACTGAACATCAATAACATGGTCAAGAACCATTCTCTAGCATCAGCAATAATGGATATATATGCCACTTGGGCAGAGCTGCGCGAATATACACTGCCTACAACGTAG
- a CDS encoding zinc ribbon domain-containing protein — protein sequence MPLGQSCANIHCLQRRKARRTSYSCQSKWYSQKCSRCGTVAKEKLDLDERIFECHSCGLVIDRNWNAAINILKLGLEQAYAEKQQSASTCQTDKQVCFEEV from the coding sequence ATGCCACTTGGGCAGAGCTGCGCGAATATACACTGCCTACAACGTAGAAAAGCGCGGCGGACAAGTTATTCTTGTCAATCCAAATGGTACTCGCAGAAATGCTCAAGATGCGGGACAGTTGCTAAAGAAAAGCTTGACCTTGACGAACGTATCTTTGAATGTCATAGCTGCGGTCTAGTCATTGATAGGAACTGGAATGCAGCTATTAATATTCTGAAATTGGGTCTGGAACAGGCCTATGCTGAGAAGCAGCAGAGCGCCTCTACTTGTCAAACGGATAAGCAAGTTTGCTTTGAGGAGGTATGA
- a CDS encoding sodium-translocating pyrophosphatase: MAFEDMLPIGASIASMAVAAGLAGWVGRQHSGTEKMMSISSAVRTGAMAFLRREFKIVIPVAVALAVIIGFASGFSNGAAFAVGAALSGLAGLIALRITVKAAVRAAQATSKGLGPAFAAAFRGGATVGLSVPAMALIAITVLFFVFPDPLTIAGVGIGASLIALFIRAGGGIFTKAADLGADLVGKVEAGIPEDDPRNPATIADNVGDNVGDAAGMGSDVYESYIVTILAAMLLGALIVPTSLQAIGGDRFALTTLPIIGIEVNPLVIYPMLIGASGLIASIIGAMTITSRKISDPMKPLDIAFMVSAAIAIALNFFFTTSFLGYNVLSYALFATTVVGVILVPVIQRITDYYTNYKYKPVKEISDSTKWGYASNTLAGIIMGMQSTGPFMLSIVVVLGISYGITFGITQDPLVGIYGTAMAAMAMLSLAGIVLCIDAFGPISDNAGGIVEMTGMGEENRAITDKIDAAGNTTKAITKGFAIASAGLAALAMIQAFQHEADKIFPAMTFEYSLSDVGLVIGLLIGGLIPFFVTSQLIAGVSRSASKMVDEVRRQFKEIPGILDGKATPDYAKCVDIATGASLRELWKPALVTVAAPIITGILLGPTAVAGVLMGAVVSGLFLAYHLANSGGAWDNAKKYIEMQGKKKTEAHAVAVVGDLIGDPYKDTAGPALNTVIKLLNTVAIVFVPVFIAILAL, translated from the coding sequence ATGGCCTTTGAAGACATGCTCCCTATCGGCGCATCCATAGCGTCAATGGCGGTCGCGGCCGGCCTTGCAGGCTGGGTTGGCAGGCAGCACAGCGGCACCGAGAAGATGATGAGCATATCGTCGGCGGTCAGGACGGGAGCGATGGCCTTCTTGAGGCGCGAGTTCAAGATAGTCATACCAGTGGCAGTTGCACTTGCAGTAATAATCGGCTTTGCCTCTGGCTTTTCAAACGGCGCAGCTTTTGCGGTAGGCGCTGCTCTATCCGGCCTCGCAGGGCTCATTGCGCTTAGAATCACCGTCAAGGCGGCGGTGAGGGCTGCGCAAGCAACTTCCAAGGGTCTGGGGCCGGCTTTTGCAGCTGCGTTTAGGGGTGGCGCGACAGTAGGGTTGTCTGTGCCGGCAATGGCGCTGATCGCGATCACCGTGCTTTTCTTTGTGTTTCCAGACCCTCTAACCATAGCCGGGGTCGGAATCGGTGCAAGCCTGATCGCGCTTTTCATCAGGGCCGGCGGAGGCATATTCACAAAAGCAGCAGACCTTGGAGCCGACCTTGTGGGCAAGGTAGAGGCCGGAATCCCTGAAGACGACCCCCGGAACCCCGCGACAATCGCGGATAACGTCGGCGACAACGTAGGCGACGCAGCAGGCATGGGCTCTGATGTCTATGAATCGTACATCGTCACGATACTTGCCGCCATGCTGCTTGGCGCGCTCATTGTCCCAACATCGCTTCAGGCAATAGGCGGCGATAGGTTTGCGCTGACAACGCTTCCAATAATTGGCATTGAGGTAAACCCGCTTGTCATATACCCGATGCTGATCGGGGCGTCGGGCCTGATCGCGTCGATAATCGGCGCCATGACAATAACTTCAAGGAAGATATCCGACCCCATGAAGCCGCTTGATATCGCCTTCATGGTGAGCGCCGCAATAGCGATCGCGCTCAACTTTTTCTTCACGACAAGTTTCCTTGGCTACAACGTGCTGTCCTACGCGCTGTTTGCGACCACGGTCGTAGGTGTGATACTAGTGCCAGTCATACAGAGGATTACCGACTATTATACCAACTACAAGTACAAGCCTGTGAAAGAGATCTCTGACTCGACAAAGTGGGGTTATGCCTCAAACACACTTGCCGGAATAATTATGGGCATGCAGTCGACCGGGCCTTTCATGCTGTCAATAGTGGTGGTGCTTGGGATTTCATACGGCATCACGTTTGGAATAACACAGGATCCACTCGTGGGCATCTATGGAACAGCGATGGCGGCGATGGCCATGCTCAGCCTTGCGGGAATCGTGCTCTGCATCGACGCTTTCGGCCCAATCAGCGACAACGCCGGCGGCATCGTGGAAATGACCGGTATGGGCGAGGAGAACCGCGCGATAACCGACAAGATAGATGCGGCTGGCAACACCACCAAGGCGATCACAAAGGGCTTTGCAATAGCCAGTGCAGGACTTGCGGCGCTTGCCATGATACAGGCGTTCCAGCACGAGGCAGACAAGATATTCCCAGCAATGACGTTTGAATATTCGCTGTCAGATGTTGGGCTCGTTATAGGGCTCTTGATAGGAGGGCTCATTCCGTTCTTTGTAACCAGCCAGCTTATCGCAGGGGTCAGCAGGTCCGCATCAAAGATGGTAGACGAGGTGAGAAGGCAGTTCAAGGAAATACCCGGCATACTTGATGGCAAGGCCACGCCTGATTATGCAAAGTGCGTCGACATTGCGACTGGCGCAAGCCTGCGGGAGCTGTGGAAGCCGGCGCTTGTAACCGTGGCTGCGCCGATCATAACTGGCATACTTCTTGGGCCGACTGCGGTGGCAGGCGTGCTGATGGGCGCAGTAGTTAGCGGGCTCTTCCTTGCATACCATCTTGCAAACAGCGGAGGCGCGTGGGACAACGCCAAAAAGTACATCGAAATGCAGGGCAAGAAAAAGACAGAGGCCCATGCTGTTGCTGTCGTTGGCGACCTCATAGGCGACCCGTACAAGGACACGGCCGGGCCGGCGCTCAACACTGTCATCAAGCTGCTCAATACGGTCGCGATAGTGTTTGTGCCAGTATTTATCGCGATACTGGCGCTTTAG
- the ileS gene encoding isoleucine--tRNA ligase yields MEFSTKFDAKAIENEVRNYLDNLDLRAHLENELAGKELVGYIEGPPTMNGEPHAGHLRGRIIKDLWYRFNTLQKKKVIFRAGWDTQGLPVELQAEKELGLTGSKAENISKVGVEKIVETCKKIIHFYNEKWVAVDKLLGISFNYEKAYWTFRDSYIEREWQYMRKAWESGVLREWFRVVAYCPSCQTSLSNAEVNQGYETVEDPSFYYKVKLADEDAYMIVWTTMPFTIVTDEMVGANPKADYNYVRANGERWVVGADRMQDLMRELRIEDYAVEKTVKGSELDGKHYIHPLLHMIPGLAELASNGSIHFVVAEDFVDTATGSGLVHLSPANGEEDFEVAAKRNVPIFVPIDDRVIFTEKAGSFKDLFVRDADMKVVQAMKEAGASVKLGKIKHQYPTCWRSHHKVVWLARREYFYIIEKLGDKPLQAAQNVEYFFEPPKNRFVEIIREQHPWCISRERVWGTPLPVWSCAKCGHKDALFSRAEIVKNAIELPDGPNFELHRPWIDRIKIKCEKCGAAMQREPFVLDTWHNSGAAPYASLTDEEYHDLIPATFLTEGIDQTRGWAYTLLMENVIMNQAGVAPFQSFLFQGHVLDEKGNKMSKSLGNVIEARTLLSDNPVDLVRLYFMWKSSPIESLNFSLDEMRTRSYQILSTLHNLHVYFKQNSEFDKFDQGKHVLQWVADNNLLGQTEVWLLSKLQGLIAEVTDSFARCRFHEGAKAIDEFIINHLSQTYIPLTRNVIWDDSAENLDRRLAVYSVLGHVLMQIDIMLHPLSPFITEYLYLTCFFGKKKSVLLESWPRRDEKLVNAKIESAFDRIKEIVSLANAARNLAGLKRRWPIREVIICGQGLQSLDIEGVSDALKSQLNAGQYRLVEISTGSQLEKVAGLLDSKMPISVSVELVRKNVAPRVKADIGKVVQAFENIDKLRLLGSLRSGNYSLTYDDGKTVELSPSDVEVAYKAAEGYSSSERGDLVVFISTTRDKDLMVKGLIRDLARQLQQLRKERQYNPTDILDAAYVAGLEAEEIAALSAMKDELTYLVRVKNVSLSKEPLDNKVNYKTVEIDGREFRISVE; encoded by the coding sequence ATGGAATTTAGCACCAAGTTCGACGCCAAGGCGATCGAAAACGAGGTTCGCAATTATCTCGATAATCTCGATTTAAGGGCTCATCTTGAGAACGAGCTTGCCGGCAAAGAGCTCGTCGGCTACATAGAGGGGCCGCCGACAATGAATGGTGAGCCCCACGCGGGGCACCTCCGCGGCAGGATAATCAAGGATCTCTGGTACCGCTTTAACACGTTGCAAAAAAAGAAAGTGATCTTTCGAGCCGGGTGGGACACGCAGGGGCTGCCGGTAGAGCTGCAGGCGGAAAAGGAGCTTGGGCTGACTGGCAGCAAGGCAGAAAATATCAGCAAGGTAGGCGTAGAAAAAATAGTTGAAACCTGCAAAAAGATAATCCACTTTTACAACGAAAAGTGGGTCGCAGTTGACAAGCTGCTTGGCATATCGTTCAACTATGAAAAGGCGTACTGGACATTCCGGGACTCGTACATAGAGCGGGAGTGGCAGTACATGAGAAAGGCGTGGGAGAGCGGGGTGCTAAGAGAGTGGTTCAGGGTAGTCGCATACTGTCCGTCGTGCCAGACGTCCCTTTCAAACGCTGAAGTGAACCAAGGCTATGAAACCGTCGAAGACCCATCGTTCTACTACAAAGTAAAACTAGCAGACGAAGACGCGTACATGATAGTATGGACTACGATGCCCTTTACGATCGTCACGGACGAAATGGTGGGGGCAAATCCAAAGGCCGATTACAACTATGTCCGCGCCAACGGCGAGCGGTGGGTAGTAGGAGCCGACAGGATGCAGGACCTGATGAGGGAGCTGCGGATTGAAGATTACGCGGTGGAAAAGACTGTCAAGGGGAGCGAGCTTGACGGCAAGCACTATATCCATCCGCTGTTGCACATGATACCCGGACTTGCGGAACTTGCAAGCAACGGCTCGATCCACTTTGTGGTTGCAGAAGATTTCGTAGATACCGCCACCGGCAGCGGCCTTGTGCACCTCTCGCCGGCAAACGGCGAGGAGGACTTTGAGGTAGCGGCAAAGAGGAACGTCCCGATCTTTGTGCCAATAGACGACAGGGTCATTTTCACAGAAAAGGCAGGCTCGTTCAAGGATCTCTTTGTCAGGGACGCCGACATGAAGGTCGTGCAAGCGATGAAGGAAGCCGGTGCCTCTGTCAAGCTGGGCAAGATAAAGCATCAGTACCCTACGTGCTGGCGCTCGCACCACAAGGTCGTGTGGCTTGCCCGGCGCGAATATTTCTACATTATTGAAAAGCTCGGCGACAAGCCCTTGCAGGCTGCGCAGAATGTCGAGTACTTTTTCGAGCCGCCAAAGAACAGGTTTGTGGAAATAATCAGGGAGCAGCACCCTTGGTGCATATCACGCGAGCGCGTCTGGGGCACCCCACTCCCCGTGTGGTCATGCGCCAAGTGCGGACACAAGGATGCCCTCTTCTCAAGGGCAGAGATCGTGAAGAATGCGATCGAGCTTCCCGACGGGCCGAATTTTGAGCTCCACCGCCCTTGGATTGACAGGATCAAGATCAAGTGTGAGAAGTGCGGCGCGGCCATGCAGCGCGAGCCATTCGTACTTGACACCTGGCACAACAGCGGCGCTGCCCCTTATGCATCTCTCACCGATGAGGAATACCATGACCTTATACCTGCGACCTTTCTGACAGAGGGCATCGACCAGACAAGGGGCTGGGCGTACACGCTCCTGATGGAAAACGTCATCATGAACCAAGCAGGAGTGGCGCCGTTCCAGTCATTTCTCTTTCAGGGGCACGTGCTTGACGAAAAGGGCAACAAGATGAGCAAGAGCCTTGGCAACGTGATCGAAGCACGCACACTCTTGAGCGACAACCCTGTCGACCTCGTGCGGCTGTACTTTATGTGGAAATCATCGCCCATCGAGTCGCTGAACTTTAGCCTAGACGAGATGAGGACACGGTCCTACCAGATACTGAGCACACTCCACAATCTACACGTCTACTTTAAGCAGAACAGCGAATTTGACAAGTTCGATCAGGGCAAACACGTTCTGCAATGGGTTGCAGACAATAACCTGCTTGGTCAGACTGAAGTATGGCTCCTTTCAAAGCTGCAAGGGCTGATAGCCGAGGTGACTGACTCTTTTGCTCGCTGCCGCTTCCATGAAGGTGCCAAAGCTATAGACGAATTTATTATAAACCACCTCAGCCAGACCTACATCCCGCTTACCCGCAACGTAATATGGGATGACAGCGCCGAGAATCTGGACCGGCGCCTTGCAGTGTATTCTGTCCTCGGCCACGTATTGATGCAGATCGACATCATGCTTCACCCGCTATCGCCCTTTATCACAGAGTACCTCTACCTGACGTGCTTCTTTGGTAAGAAAAAGAGTGTTTTGCTTGAGAGCTGGCCTAGACGCGATGAGAAACTTGTCAATGCCAAGATCGAATCGGCATTTGATAGGATCAAAGAGATTGTATCACTTGCCAATGCTGCAAGGAACCTTGCAGGCCTCAAGAGGCGCTGGCCGATCAGGGAAGTCATTATCTGCGGCCAAGGCCTGCAGTCGCTTGATATCGAGGGCGTTTCAGACGCGCTAAAGAGCCAGCTCAACGCGGGCCAGTACAGGCTAGTGGAAATCTCTACAGGCTCACAGCTAGAGAAGGTGGCCGGCCTGCTTGACAGCAAGATGCCGATCTCTGTCAGTGTGGAGCTTGTAAGAAAGAACGTTGCGCCAAGGGTCAAGGCCGATATAGGCAAGGTTGTTCAGGCGTTTGAAAACATAGATAAATTGCGTCTCCTCGGTTCGCTCAGGTCAGGCAATTACTCACTTACCTACGACGATGGCAAAACAGTCGAGCTGTCCCCGTCCGATGTTGAGGTTGCATACAAGGCTGCCGAAGGATACTCGTCGTCTGAAAGAGGCGATCTAGTGGTTTTCATCTCTACTACTCGAGACAAGGACCTGATGGTCAAGGGTCTGATAAGAGATTTGGCAAGGCAGCTCCAGCAGCTGCGCAAAGAGAGGCAGTACAACCCGACAGATATCCTCGACGCAGCGTATGTCGCTGGCCTTGAAGCCGAAGAGATCGCGGCCCTATCCGCCATGAAGGACGAGCTGACATACCTTGTGCGCGTGAAAAATGTCTCGCTGTCAAAAGAACCCCTAGATAACAAGGTAAACTATAAAACTGTCGAGATTGACGGCAGGGAATTCAGAATATCTGTGGAATAA